ctcggatttatagcaaccttcttttccaacaatggttgtatcttggcatgtaataataataataataataataataataataataataataatgataataataataataataataataataataataataataataatagagatttttCAATAGAAAGGCAGTTGTAAATGGAGGTAGTCCCACTCAgattgttagtttctttagtgtctgcaacctcaccatttttgtgagaaaatcagggggagtttgggggagcatataagtctacctgctgaataagCAGCCAGTGCCtgtcccctccttggtcctaactaggGCGGAGAGTGGCCTTAggtattgatcatatgtatatatggtaagactCTAGGTATTgttctgctttctagggcaatgtcactgtccctttcctgtgCTATTCAATGATTTTAGGAAGTGATAACCATTATTATTCACTATTACGGCAGATAACACCTAACTACCCATAACATTTACGAAGAAAACCCATCGtgaaataagtttttttatttacaaattcatCGAAACATTATGAGAAAGCATAACTAGTCAATCCTCTTAACGACAGCCAGCCTTGGAATGCTAAAAGAGCCTCGTCAATCAGAAGAGCTTTTTGAAACATCGGTAATTCCATCCTGAACAAGAATTCGCTTTGACTCTCGATTCCTCTTTGCTCAGACGTATTTTTCTCGCTCGGAAGTTCTGATCAAAACAATTCAAAAGTGTAAATAAGCTacattgttatagtttttatattttcagtctCTTTAATCCGGCCTGTTTTTTTGCAAAGGTTAAACTCCTTCCTCCATGACCTGATTTTGCTTCACTTTACTCAGTGAAACTTTTGGCCCTTAATCCTAAATAAGAATGATtagttttttatctcttttttttttttgagatgtaaataatattaaaatttattggaTAACTCAGAGATTTCGATATTAGTGGCCTTTAGGATATATTGAAATTCATAGAATATttgttaaaatgaaagaaaatatgtagATCTCTGATATATTGAATTCCTCAGATGAAGTCAACGAAATGAAAACACAAGATTTTATAAAGCTTTAATATAGCATTTTGACATTAATTGCCATTTGGAGAGTTTGGAATTATGTAAATAACAATTATTATGAAATAATGTATGAATTTCATATCCACGAAGACCTCTTGTTATAATGCTTTTCTTAGATAAAATCAACGAAATGAAAATATGGGATTTATAGGGATTTTGACATTAATACCATTATGAAAATGTGTTTCATAAATATGAAGTTATATCTTATATGACGCAtataaaaaactaatgattttcaAAAGATCTAAGatgaaattgaataaatcagaaatatctGAGGTTATAATAACATGCCCATTTGGgttgaaaaatctctttttgaaAACCTGAGTAATTCCAATCCAATTAGTGTCGACTGAATTAATATAATTAGATATTTCAAAGCCTTATCAACATTTTCATAACAATAGcacatttatgaataaatatatgctgTGAAGATAATGATATAGTGAGAAattgttttacttattttgttAAGAGGTAATTGCTATTTTTTGCAAATCTAAATTTAGCCTTTTGtgtttagaaataaagaaaaatgtttctTCATATTATAAGACTCAAAGTGATTTACACAATTCATGGGAActcaaagaaaaataatcaatatatgaaactgaaaatgaaaatgatttggGCCATTGAAACAATTAGTATATTACATGAAAATTGAAAGAAATGGATTTAtctttttaaaagataaaatgcTATTTTTTGCAAAAAGGAaacatagcatttaataatattcaAAGATGTATATTAAGAAATGATTTAGGGACCCAcataaaattaatatatgaaactaaaaatgaaaattatttgttccattaaaaaataatattctgtTTCATTAATATCGATCAGGAGTTCATTTGAATGCTTTATGaaaacctatttttatttttatattttgtaataataaacctttaaataaagaAGAATATCCTCAATTGAACATTTTCAGTTGTGTATAAATTGCATTTTCTTTTGATTCCTTTTTAAATGATGAAAACAGAggttgaaaattttcttttttgtaataaaTGCTAAAATTATCTAATGTCTATTTTATtgcatgtgtgtatctgtgtgtgtaagagagagagagagagagagagagagagagagagagagagagagagagagagagagagagagagagagagagagagagagagagataaaagaaagcTAAGTTAAAttgattttctctttcattttgtcAAATGTATTTTCCAAATCATTATTCCCTTTGTGCAGCCGAGTGATCTTAGCATCCTATTTTCTTGTACTCAAAAAGGtatgaaaaagaaaacagaaaaaaggaGTTTTGAAATAGTCTTCACTCAATTTATTTAAGaacaacgtaattttttttttcttttgttttcttttttcccaCTCAGTACAATCTTCCACCACATTCAAAATTTCCCTTCACAATGTACCCGGTAGCAGGGATGAATTATCTCCTTTTATATTGCCAGAATCTTTTACCATCTTGAAATCAATTGTTCTTAACACCCCGTTATAATTCAAACAAATCTCAAGAACAAAGGGAAAAATACAGAAACTTATTCGAAAATTAATTCGGCTTCCCGTACACACAactactccttatatatatatatatatatatatatatatatatatatatatatatatatatatatatatatatatatatatatatatatatatatatatatatatatatatatatatatatatatatatatatatatatatagatatatatatatatatatatatatatatatatatatatatatatatatatatatatatatatagatatatatatatagatatatatatatatatagatatatatatatagatatatatatatatatatagatatatatatatatatatatatatatatatatatatatatatatatatatatatatatatattatatatatatatatatatatatatatatatatatatatatatatatatatatatatatatatatatatatatatgacacgtgcagacagataatgagacgttggcatataggttttccttatttattgcaaaaggttcgttcgtgagaacacaatacacaatctactctttcaggtgagggacttatcaactcgagtggtcaccggcaactaactactgccttcgttctcAAAATACAAGGTTTGCAATACATAGGTTTTTTGTGGAatgctcatgaatattgagttcatttaccttgctataaaacacacacacatatacatgaattaggacattactcccgtCCCCCAAGCTCCTCTCTCTGGGAGGACGTGCGAGCTCGctctcactagtcaatgatatatatatatatatatatatatatatatatatatatatatatatatatatatatatatatatatatatatatatatatatatatatatatatatatgacacgtgcagacagataatgagacgttggcatataggttttccttatttattgcaaaaggttcgttcgtaagtacacaatacacaatctactctctcaggtgagggacttatcaactcgagtggtcaccggcaactaactactgccttcgttctcAAAATACAAGGTTTGCAATACATTCGTTTTTTGTGGAatgctcatgaatattgagttcatttaccttgctataaaacacacacacatatacatgaattaggacattactcccgtcccccaagctcctcactctgggaggacgTGCGCTTTCGctctcactagtcaatgatatatggaggacacttcaacccggaataggcatggcatgtactaaatagaaatacaacataatatatatatatatatatatatatatatatatatatatatatatatatatatatatatatatatatatatatatatatttatatatatatatatatatatatatatatatatatatatatatatatatatatatatatatatatatatatatatttccctctcctcttctcgtaagcacaatgtaAGACTTTGTTTTCAATGAAAAATtcttcacgaggcacattcagaaatgacggataactctccgatttccctttaatcactgctcccactctttccatccattcctcttttttctgtccctctcggacttcttgtatgtcccaacctcctaagtcagtcaaacctgcatcatcaggccaTTCATTCTGGACACTCCTGTTCATGttctcggtcatccacatatattcccctgCGCCATtcgtatctctatctctctctctccctctctctctcccgttttCTAAATGCCCATCGGAAGAATTTTCTTCCCGTTCTATATTCTCTGTATTTTGATGGGggttttcaatattttggttatgttctacattcctcttttgtgccctagttgttactcctattactgcagctctagagagagcatcagctaccttgttagcacCTAATATCCCATTATAGACAATTTCACAAAAATTTaattcacacagaatcacttcctaaaacaacttttttatttgacaaattaactatcgttataatATCAGCCCTGtcctctttaatttctgtcatgccctctaatatcatatgggcccaattgtcaagagggcgacacggggtcacagatatgctcgtaagggtctggggagagaacacttctcctctctcaggtgcAGCTCTTACCCTACTTAAATATCTCTCCGAGCTAACATATGCACTTACtaactcatgactttctatcggcaaaatgtaccctcctgctttgaCTGTTATAGTATCTTTTCCCAAAATAATCcaaatttgattattatatataaagtgtattcctaggatagccttgattcctagaattcccaaggtgggcaagacaaaaaaactcatgagtaaacttcacagaccccactttaaactggacgattgttgtatggtttatgtgtactttatttcctcctggagtgtcaagaacaatggatgccgctggctgtagtggatttgaggagatttttttttcaaccaatgaaacactggctcccatgTCAATCAGCGCTTAGATGAATTTATCTCGCATgtcgctgccccctggtcctctcacTAGAGCTGCGGGGCTGAGGTCAggagtaccgatggaggtcccagtgcctgctctgtcactgcttcattggctactgcttgtgatacCATGCAGGGGGCCATCAAACTCCCTCGTCCCCTCCTTCCTCTGTTcacttttcctcggacgttgggtggggggaggtgtgcgtgcgcccaagcccgcccgccctgggccgTTATTGATGGGCACTTCCGAGATAAATGACTGTAGGCCTAACAAGTGTAACTGCGGGAAGATCCTAGGGtgaggcactccactcgtcggtacccctctcccccacagtgccaacatctgccTTTTTATtgccttctgggagattggccctccgggtagcaaacgaatcgtaaTCCCGAAAAATGCCAGTTGCAAAAcgaagaatggattcaccttcccgtattttgggtttgtaattttcttttaggtctccctttctcgcatcaggcaaggcatacttctcaattaaacgtcgttttatttcagtataactttttaaacttttttgtggccaacacattaccggAGCATcttttaacattataattatttgaatagctttttcttttccgaccacccatatgtggctacttcatagtctctcaaaaacacttcaattgattgaaaaccttcttaaagccgttgatcatcgaaaggcctaacacttcctTGGAGTTTTGGCAACTTTCGAAcaacaatttgcgtatcttcactcggctgtgcatgtgtactttcacttgtgtgcgtttgaacttctttTATGTATTTCGGATATACTGtgcttgcacgccgctcctgttctcgttccaccaacagtctgtttattactgttgtaaattatcgaacttattttccaattcttgcgttctaattgcctgtctatattcttcattgggaaagctatatcccactgctctctCGTACTCATCTCCGgccgcagcagcgtctgctatgttagtccttgtgtattttggcatcttgaacttttatttcaccggctcaaagaacaacttcactcacagcatacacaaacagacgtatttttttacACCCGACACCAATATCACCCGtgctgacggataatgagacgtcggcatatgggttttcttcatttatcacaaaaggttaattcgtaagtacacaatacacaatacacaatctcaggtgagggacttatcaacttgaGTGCTCACCGGTAACTAACTACCGCCTTCGTtctcaaaatgcaaggtttgcaatacatggtaactctgatgccttgccCTAGCCCGACGCTTCCAAaactcgctctcctggaatcttctggaagtagctaagtcttataaaAGCAAACCCCTATGGCTGCATATCAAGagtagagaagcagccgtcttTTGAAGAGCCAGAATTTCCTTCTCTATCCATCCGAATACCTATGGTGTATCCTCTTCTAAGTGACTCTGTGACCCAAAACAAATCGTGtattgaaaaatatgtatgatgaaacgGTGATCCTTAATTTATTGAATTGGGGTGAGTATTGGTATTGTGGAAAGTTTTTGTAACTAGCCATGTATGAAGGTTAGATATTTGAATTGTGTTCTGGTTATTTATTCTCATCAAGTGTCAAccgtaaatattgtattcagatttaatttcaagtgaaacaagtaattgtataattttcataagtatttctttggtGTTAGTCTAATATTTAttgagatttaacatttaaagtcaagttattatataatttccagatcgtaatatttttctcttaatctaagttttgttcagatttaatatttccagtgatttatttaatttttatgtaaattcacTCAAAGTGctataatttatttaaaatatatagacTTTTGTAAAGGATGTATTGTTCCAATCACCATTATTTGGAATATTATTTGGTCTTATCATGTTATCAACCCAAGTTAGAGTTATTAGagtattggtaataataattatccagttttattttgattgtactcagaagacatttggatattcagcgatttatatattgcagtctgtctcagaattcgtgtattaatattttaaagtgtaactttCAATTTAAAAGCCAACAAGTGACTTTGGAATTCGAGAGGaggattaacttgccagtcataagccataaaataatatttttttggtgccctgacccgggagccatcattatGTTCCTTTAATCATGTTTTTAACATTAGATAAtttccaagttatggaatgatcatcctaatcggggtgttgaatcagtaaaacttaaaaagctcaaacttgcaacaaatgtttttatgttgaacaggcttacataagtcattttatattttatatatcaaatatctgtcttaatggtgtaaatgtttttaaaatattttatataaatttttcatcactttttatattgattatttatttccgtatttccattccttactgggctatttttacctattggaggcctatggcttatagcatcttgcttttccaacaagttttattgcttagcttgtaataacaaacaaacacccacacacacacaaatatatatatatatatatatatatatatatatatatatatatatatatatatatatatatatatatatatatatatatatatatatacattcaggcattcatatacagacacatgcataaatatatacataaacatatacatacgtgtacacataaatGGAGGAAGATTTATTTAAGAACCTGATGCTAAAATAATTCATACTCATTCATCGTAAGACAAGAAGATCACTTAATGAGAACGAGTGACCTTCCTGACATCCAGTGGTCGATTAAGCAGGTGAAAAAGTGGAATATGGGCAATATAACCAAAAACTGTGGCCAGGGAAGCCATTCATCTCCATTAAGGTCTTTGAAAATAAGATACTGAATCGTTAAAGAAACGAAGGAACTAAAAGAGATGAAATTAGAGAAATCAAAATGTCAGTTTTAGTCAAATTCCTGTCTCGTCATTATTGTAATCTTACGATAGATGACATTTTCTTTTAGTGATTCTTGACATTCACAAAAtaatgtaattacatatatttaaaaaagagtTTTTATCAGATTCCTGCCTTTTCTATCCTGCTACACATAAATCTTTATTGCAACATCACATTAGATAATGCTTTTCctcattcattctttattttcacaaattaataaatagaatatttttttaagaatattgggaataagtaaatttagttttattttaaatactttgtgaattttattttcatgaaatataaatcCTCACAGTATTTGAATTATTCAATTAATTCATGAAATCAGCAAAATCAGGTAAAACTTTATCTTTTTGTCGGTGGAAGATAAAGAAGATAAGGAGTGGAAAATCGTCCCAAGTTTTCCTAGCTCTTCCGTTCTCCTTTATATCACCACATGAATGCcatctttatttcttcttcttcctcctccttatcCTTTCCTGGTTTTTCTTTCGCTGATTTTCCTTTCCTCCTGTCTACGCCCTTCtccttaatttttaatattttgaccATGATGTAAAAATCAATAAATACTCGATTTTTTGTTCTTCCTTTGCGAAACCACCAAGATTTTCTTGTTGCCTCACCCAAAGACAATGTTACTTACGAATTTCTCTGCATAGAATCAGTATTAAGTAACTTATATTTTCTGCTTAATTCTTCATTAATATGAGTTCAGTCACAactagttatagtagtagtagtagtagtagtagtagtagtagtagttctcgaAAAAATAACtacgtaattggaaaattaatacaaagagcaattttctcattttaatgaaaccttcacaaaattatgaactttaaaaacttcaaccaaacaacaactaataaatttaataagatataaaatggtttcatgtattgctgttcaaattaaaaacaatgctgttgttgctgctgtcgaagatgatcgccttaaatggaggtcaaagcgatggtcaagcatctccaacttccaattaccattttcaagaacccctagataaGCATAAAATACCAAATATCAGTTACACTTCAAATGGTAATTTAAACTATCGAAATCACCAATAAATTATTTAAACAGGAATaccattcaaatatatgtattgtatcaATAATGAATTTCACTTAACactatcaaataataattacctaaaggcaatggtccactttgcgtattaagtaTATTACTTGTTATACAACGAGCCAAATTTACAGTAAGGCCAaacgaataaccacctaagtagtaaaaCAAGGAATGTAAATAAACGACTAATTAACATAAAATTGGCAAATGAGAGAATATCAAATTATGATACAACACTTAAACCATCTAACCAGCACAAAGTAACTGAAAATGAATGAATCTCTCAACTATGACTgggaaattataatatggcaatCCCATAAGAAttgtaaatgatataaatattatccaagggtatatttatttgtgAGGGCTAAAAGCAAGGCAAGGGACTTAAATTATCAAATTAACTATGGATtataaattacaaaatttaaatgacctttaaaatgatgacgtacctcacaacccataccgtccgtgtatgctgtttgtaaatgaaacaaatcacaattgctgtgttggctcttgatgaggcttcaaagaagaaggcaacgtaagatgcggatccatggtacagataacttattttttcaccatgacgataaagaggtaagcaaatccaatgttgtcactggtgaagatggctaagaactaactatattttcatggaaagccgttcacttctcctttctgtaagaaatgtataacGAGCAGCAAATCTCTTCAACGACTCAAACCATCTTAAtttttaacaggttattaaggaattgtcatcattttatgcaaacaaaaaatatttaaatactaaaaatgcaagttaaaataaaaacaattatttacagacttaccaaattaccatattataaaaagaaacaaaaaacaaaaaataacttagtgttatttttcaacaccCCCGGGGAAGAAATCAGATTTTACATAAGAATTGtgtaaattttatcaaataaagaaaaaatataattagtcTGAAATATCATCGTTTAGAATGCTTTTGAATTTTTGCCGTGATATCTCAGCAGCTTTTCTCAGTGGACGTTTTctagaaacgtccatgcctggaatctcttctttcgatgctacagcttcctcatcatcatcatctgatgcTACAGCCTCCTCATCAGACTTCTTCCTCAAGAGTGGTATTAAAGAAGTAACATGCCTTTTAGTTATTTCATTGGTTTTACCCTTCAGAACTTTTGCAGCAGTTACCTCTCCgttgatattcttgaaaacttctttgaCAATTCCCATAGGATAATTAACAGGTTTATATCCATCATCCTTAATCAGCACAATATCACCGATACTGATTTGTTTATGGTTTACAGGAGCATATCTATCATTCTTATCAGTAGCTTGTTTAATTAAAGTTTTCATGAATTCCCGATGATAGATTTCCAGCAAGTTAGTTCTAATTCGTTTCAGCTTCTCATaagatgttttaattttatgtACAACATCAAAGTCAACCTGAAAATCCTCATCAGAATCAGGGTCAGCTTGTAATGCAGGAATAATATTCAAAGAGACCAATGAATATCCATGAATAAGTTCCTCTGGCGTTATAGGGGTTGGTACCTTATTAGAACAATCTCTTAATGCTTCTTTGAATGCAATAGGCCTTCTATTGATCAAATGTACAGCATGACAAACAAGATATTCAAAATCCCTAAATTCAATGACATTATTTCTGATTGACTTCCGTATCATATGCTTGGTCATTTTGACTACGCTCTCAACCAATCCTCCAAGCTGACTGCAACCCTTATAGTACTGTTGAAAATGGACtttctcaacattattatcatttaaatactGAACAGTCTCAGC
The DNA window shown above is from Palaemon carinicauda isolate YSFRI2023 chromosome 29, ASM3689809v2, whole genome shotgun sequence and carries:
- the LOC137622769 gene encoding uncharacterized protein, producing MTKHMIRKSIRNNVIEFRDFEYLVCHAVHLINRRPIAFKEALRDCSNKVPTPITPEELIHGYSLVSLNIIPALQADPDSDEDFQVDFDVVHKIKTSYEKLKRIRTNLLEIYHREFMKTLIKQATDKNDRYAPVNHKQISIGDIVLIKDDGYKPVNYPMGIVKEVFKNINGEVTAAKVLKGKTNEITKRHVTSLIPLLRKKSDEEAVASDDDDEEAVASKEEIPGMDVSRKRPLRKAAEISRQKFKSILNDDISD